From Flavobacteriales bacterium:
TGTGCATTCCGTCCACGTCCGCATCGGTGGCAATTACAATCCGGTTGTAGCGCAGACCTTCCAAACCATCTTCAATGTTCAAAGCCGCCTGTAGCAGGTTGAACTCCTCGTTCTCGTAAACCACCTTTCGCGAAAGCCCGTAGCTGTTCAGCGGCTTACCACGCAAGCTGAAAACCGCCTGCGTATTCGGGTCACGGCTTTTGGTAATAGAACCAGAAGCCGAATCTCCCTCCGTAATGAAAATCGTGGTCTCCTCTGCCCTGTCCTTGTTTGAGTCGAAATGAACGCGGCAATCGCGCAATTTCTTGTTGTGCAAGCTCGCCTTCTTGGCTCGGTCACGCGCCAGCTTCTTGATACCCGAAAGCTCCTTCCGCTCACGTTCCGCTTGCTGAATTCGTTTCAACAGCAGTTCCGCTACATCCGAGTTCTTATGCAGGAAGTTATCGAGTTCCGTCTTCAGGAAATCCCCGATAAACGCCTTCATCGAAGGGCCATCTTCTGCCACGTTCTGCGAACCCAACTTCGTCTTGGTCTGGCTCTCGAAAACAGGCTCCATCACCTTCACCGAAATGGCTGCGATGATGCCGCTTCGCACATCGCTCGCATCAAACTCTTTCTTGAAGTGTGTTCTCACCGTTGTCACAAACGCCTCGCGGAAAGCCCCTTGGTGCGTACCGCCCATGGTCGTATGCTGTCCGTTCACGAACGAATAATATTCCTCACGGGATGAATTGCCGTGCGTGATAGCCACTTCAATATCCTCGCCTTTCAGGTGAATGATCGGGTAGCGGATCTCATCATCGATCTTCGCCTCCAACAGGTCTTTCAACCCGTTTTCCGATGTCAGCTTCTCGCCATTGAAAACAATTGTCAAACCTGGGTTCAGGTAGCAATAGTTCCACATCATCCTCCGCACAATATCATCGCGGAAATGATAGCCCTTGAAAAGCGTCTCGTCTGGCTCAAAGTAGGTCAGCGTTCCCTTGCGCTGGCTACTCGGCTCAATGGCCGCATCGTTCGTTATCACACCTTTCTGGAACTCCGCCAGTTTCGTCTGCTCCTCACGGAAACACTGGATCAGGAAGTTCGAAGACATCGCGTTCACCGCCTTCGTACCAACCCCGTTCAGACCCACCGACTTCTTGAATGCAACCGAATCGTACTTCGCGCCCGTGTTGATCTTGCTCACACAATCCACCACCTTCGTCAGCGGAATACCACGACCGTAATCGCGCACACGCACCGAGCGGTCCTTCACCGTCACCTCAATGGTCTTGCCATTGCCCATCACAAACTCATCAATGGAGTTGTCGATCACCTCCTTTATCAGGATGTAAATACCATCGTCCGACTGCGACCCATCGCCCAGTTTTCCAATG
This genomic window contains:
- a CDS encoding type IIA DNA topoisomerase subunit B → MAEETKYGAEQIRSLEWHEHIRLRPGMYIGKLGDGSQSDDGIYILIKEVIDNSIDEFVMGNGKTIEVTVKDRSVRVRDYGRGIPLTKVVDCVSKINTGAKYDSVAFKKSVGLNGVGTKAVNAMSSNFLIQCFREEQTKLAEFQKGVITNDAAIEPSSQRKGTLTYFEPDETLFKGYHFRDDIVRRMMWNYCYLNPGLTIVFNGEKLTSENGLKDLLEAKIDDEIRYPIIHLKGEDIEVAITHGNSSREEYYSFVNGQHTTMGGTHQGAFREAFVTTVRTHFKKEFDASDVRSGIIAAISVKVMEPVFESQTKTKLGSQNVAEDGPSMKAFIGDFLKTELDNFLHKNSDVAELLLKRIQQAERERKELSGIKKLARDRAKKASLHNKKLRDCRVHFDSNKDRAEETTIFITEGDSASGSITKSRDPNTQAVFSLRGKPLNSYGLSRKVVYENEEFNLLQAALNIEDGLEGLRYNRIVIATDADVDGMHIRLLLLTFLLQFFPDLIKNGHVYILQTPLFRVRNKKETRYCYSEEERRDAIASLGRNPEITRFKGLGEISPDEFKNFIGEDMRLDPVEIRKEDHLSQMLEFFMGKNTPDRQDFIIERLRVEKDIVEEEVEA